A window of Synechococcus sp. MEDNS5 contains these coding sequences:
- the chlP gene encoding geranylgeranyl reductase, with protein sequence MLRVAVVGGGPSGSCAAEILAKAGISTWLFERKLDNAKPCGGAIPLCMVEEFDLPESIIDRKVRNMKMISPSNKEVDIKLDPLGYDDNAYIGMCRREVFDAYMRNRAAELGTTLINGLVQKIDTGSARQGPYTLHYADYSSGGPTGELKTLEVDLIIGADGANSRVAKAMDAGDYNVAIAFQERIKLPPEEMTYYEDLAEMYVGTDVSPDFYAWVFPKYDHVAVGTGTMQQNQSLIKGLQKGIRERARKRLFKGEVIKVEAHPIPEHPRPRRVVGRMALVGDAAGYVTKSSGEGIYFAAKSGRMCAEAIVEISANGTRIPTEKEIKSTYLKRWDRKYGATYAVLDILQRIFYRNDAAREAFVEMCDDRDVQKLTFDSYLYKRVVMMNPWQQIKLTLRTFGSLLRGEALAPAGYDAVPSAVGRSEGDFLADEAAQAIKAQVHSGATTEPNERPTVTTG encoded by the coding sequence ATGCTGAGAGTTGCCGTCGTCGGAGGTGGTCCGAGCGGATCTTGCGCAGCCGAGATTCTTGCCAAGGCTGGCATCAGCACCTGGTTGTTTGAGCGAAAACTCGACAACGCCAAGCCCTGTGGAGGCGCGATTCCCTTGTGCATGGTTGAAGAATTCGACCTGCCGGAATCGATCATCGACCGCAAAGTGCGGAATATGAAGATGATTTCCCCCTCCAACAAGGAGGTTGATATCAAACTTGATCCCCTCGGGTACGACGACAATGCCTACATCGGGATGTGCCGCCGGGAGGTCTTCGATGCCTACATGCGCAATCGCGCTGCTGAGCTCGGTACAACTCTGATCAACGGCCTTGTTCAGAAAATTGATACCGGCAGCGCACGTCAGGGTCCTTACACACTTCATTACGCCGACTACAGCTCCGGTGGTCCTACCGGTGAACTCAAGACCCTTGAGGTGGATTTGATCATCGGTGCTGATGGAGCCAATTCCCGTGTCGCCAAAGCCATGGATGCCGGCGACTACAACGTGGCGATCGCCTTCCAGGAACGCATCAAACTGCCTCCCGAGGAGATGACGTACTACGAGGATCTGGCCGAGATGTACGTCGGAACCGATGTGTCTCCAGATTTTTATGCGTGGGTATTCCCCAAATACGACCATGTGGCCGTTGGAACTGGGACCATGCAACAAAATCAGTCCCTAATCAAGGGGCTGCAGAAGGGAATTCGTGAGCGAGCCCGTAAGCGTCTCTTCAAGGGCGAGGTGATCAAGGTGGAAGCCCATCCGATTCCAGAACATCCAAGACCACGTCGCGTCGTTGGCCGGATGGCCCTGGTTGGTGACGCCGCCGGTTACGTGACCAAGAGTTCTGGTGAGGGGATCTACTTTGCAGCGAAAAGTGGCCGGATGTGTGCGGAAGCCATCGTTGAGATTTCAGCGAACGGCACCCGCATACCCACGGAAAAAGAGATCAAATCCACTTATCTCAAACGCTGGGATCGAAAGTACGGAGCTACCTACGCCGTTCTCGACATTCTCCAGCGGATTTTTTATCGCAACGATGCGGCCCGCGAAGCATTCGTGGAAATGTGTGATGACCGCGATGTGCAGAAACTCACTTTCGACAGTTATCTGTACAAGAGGGTGGTGATGATGAATCCCTGGCAACAGATCAAACTCACCCTGCGCACGTTCGGAAGTTTGCTCCGAGGCGAAGCTCTTGCCCCAGCGGGCTATGACGCCGTACCTTCCGCTGTGGGGCGTTCAGAGGGGGATTTTCTTGCCGATGAAGCAGCACAGGCCATCAAGGCTCAGGTTCACAGTGGGGCAACAACAGAGCCGAACGAGCGACCCACCGTTACCACAGGCTGA